Below is a genomic region from Chloroflexi bacterium ADurb.Bin180.
GAGCTCGACAGCGCCACGGATATCTTCAAGGCCAAGGACACGCTGCGCGGGCATATGTGCTTGATGGGCGACGTGCCGGCGACGCTGCTCAAGCTGGGCACCCGGCAGCAGGTGACCGACTATTGCAAGAAGCTCATCGACTATGTCGGCGGAGACGGCGGGTTCATCCTGTCGACCGGCTGCGATGCTCCGCACGATGCCAAGTGGGAGAACATGAAGGCCCTGGTGGACACGGGCAAGACGTACGAACTGTCCCGGTAGAAAAGCGGCAAGAGTTGGGCCGAACAGGCGCGTAATACAGGAACACCGCCTGCCACTACCGAGGTGGCAGGCGGTTGTTTGTTGCCGCAGCGCCAGAGCAGGCGAGCGCGCTCAGTAGCTGCAGGGGGCGTGTGGCGTATAATAGTGGTATTCCACAGAGAGGACCAAGACCATGAAAACCATCGTATCCAGCGCAACGAAGCAAGTGACCATCGGTGACCAGCGGCCGACAGTGCTGATCGGCGAGCGGATCAATCCCACCGGCAAAGCCAAGCTCAGTGCGGCTCTGGCTGCGGGCGACCTGGGCCTGGTGGCCGAGCTGGCGCGCGCACAGGTGGCGGCCGGAGCCGACATTCTGGACGTGAACGTGGGGGCGCCGGGGGTAGACGAGGTGACGCTGCTGCCGCTGGCGGTGCAGCGGGTGATGGAGACGGTGGACGTGCCGCTGTGCATCGACAGCGATGATCCGCAGGCACTGCGCGCGGCGCTGTCGGTGTATCGGGGCAAGGCCATCGTCAACTCGGTGAACGGGCAGGAGGAGCGGCTGGCCACGGTGCTGCCGCTGGTCAAAGAGTACGGCGCCGCGGTGATCGGCCTGGTGATGGATGACAGGGGCATCCCGCCAGAGGCCGAGCAGCGCGTGGCCATTGCCGGGCGCATTCTGGAGCGGGCGCAGCAGGTGGGCATCGCGGCGGAGGACGTCATCTTTGATCCGCTGGCGCTGACCGTGGGCACGGATGTGCGGACCGGCCTGGTGACGCTGGAGACGGCGCGACGGATCCGCGACGAGTTTGGCGTCAATCAGACGCTGGGGGCGAGCAACATTTCGTTCGGGCTGCCGGAGCGGGACGTGATCAACTGGGCCTTTTTGACCATGGTCATTCAGGCCGGGGTGACCTGCCCGGTGGTGAATGTGGAGAAGGTGCGCGCGGCGATCCTGGCCACGGACCTGCTGCTGGGGCGCGATGAATACGCCATGAGGTACATCAGGGCGTACCGTCAGAGGCAGGCGGCGGCAAAGGCCGAAGGCAAGACGGGGGCGTGACGGGAGACGGTAGGGCGGCTTGAGGAGGCAGCACGCATGGCCAAGCAGCGGGTGAAGGAGCGCACCCCGCGCTACAGCACGGCGGAGCACGGCGAGGTGGTGTTGTACCAGTCGCACGACGGAACAGCCAGGCTGGAGGTCCGACTGGAGCGAGAGTCTCTCTGGCTCAGCCTCGATCAAATCGCGCTCCTGTTTCAACGACACAAGTCGGTCATTTCGCGTCACCTGCGCAGCATCTTCTCGTCCGGTGAGCTAGGTCGGGATTCAGTTGTTGCATTTTTTGCAACAACTGCCGCTGACGGCAAGGTGTATTCGGTAGAGTATTTCAACCTGGACGCCATCCTCTCTGTGGGATACAGGGTCAACTCTCGCACGGGGACGCAGTTCCGTATCTGGGCAACCAGCGTCTTGCGAGAGCACCTGGTGCGCGGGTTCACGGCCAACGAGCGGCGACTGCGCGAGTTGAAGCAGTCGCTGCGGCTGGTCGAGCAGGTGTTTGACCACCGTGATGTCACCGTGATGATCGCTGCCAGCAATCCGGCCGACCGACAATCCGTCTGTCAGATGATCGTGAACATGATCAACGAGCGGAACTGACGCTAGGCATGCCGCAGGAACAAGTCGTTGCGCACTATGACCGCCACGACGAGAGGGAGCGAAGGCGAACTGTTGCGTAGTTCGCACCAGTTGCTGGGTCAGGCGGGAGGGGCGGCCAGCTCGTGGATGATCAAGCTGTCCTCGTTGCCGACGACCTCGAAGCCGCATTTGGCCAGGACTCGCAGTGAGGCGGGGTTGGTGTGGTAGGCCTCGGCGCGAAGAGGGCGGTGGGGGATGAGCTCCACGGCGGCGCGCACGGCGGCCGTGCCGATGCCGCGACCCCAGGACTGACGGACCGCGGGGGCCTTTGCTGGCGAGAAGAGAGGCCAGGCCAGGTTGTGGGCGCGGTTGACCTACTGCTGCTCCTGGCGAATGAGGTCCAGCAATCCCTGCCGGAATACCTGGAAGCTTTTGGAGCGGTTGCGCTCGGGGCGCATGTGGCTCGAGACATCGCGGGCCACCTGGATCTTGGGTGCGCCCGTGCGATGGTAGTCTGCTTGCTGGAGCACGCGCTCCAAGGCCTCCCACGCACCACCGGCGATGGTATCCGGATGGCGATACCTGCGCTGGTGCTCGAGGCTTTTCGAGATCCGAGGGTAGACGGCGCGCAAAGCCGCTACGTCTCCAAAGAACCAGGACTCGAGCTCCTCCACTGCCAGCCGGTTGACCACCTGGAACCCAGAAGCCGCGTGGGCTGTTGACTTGGTCGCAAACCCGGCATCGGTAGCCATTCGCTCCAGGCGGGCTTTCAGAGCGCGGCAATCGTCACGGTCGTTGTCGAGCAGCACAACGATGGCATGGTCCGGGGGCAGCCAGGCGCGGTAACCTCTCAGCACCCCCGGCAGCTTACTCAGCAGGTCTGGCTTGCCTTGATAGGGATGTACGTTGAAGGTAACCGAAGGCCCCACGATCCTGGGTACGAGGAGCAACAGTGCTGCTTCGGCGGACGGTTCTTCCACCAGGAATTCGAGATGCATGGCCTCAGTTCCCTCGCCGTCCTGAGCGAGCACAATGCCTGGGTCCCCCGGAAGCCGTCAGGGGATCCCCTACGGCAAAGTAGCCCTCCATCCAGAGGTGGCCGAGCTGGCCCCCCTGGTCCATAAACTCTCGTATCCCTTGCATGTCCGCTGCGCGCTGGGACTGCGTGTATCCTCTCTCATCGCGATACAGTATCCGGAGCTCCTCCGAGCGCAGGCCGTTGACAAAATGGGGCGAGTGGGTGGTCACCATCAACTGGGTGCGCTCAGCGGCTTTCCGGCACTCTTCGGCCAGCTCGGGCAGCAACCGAGGGTGAAGCTGGTTCTCTGGCTCCTCGATGCCGATCAACTGGGGCGGCGTGGGGTCATAGAGCAGTGTCAGGTATGCCAGCATCTTCAGCGTGCCGTCGGAGGCGAACTTGGCGAGGATTGGACGGTCAAAAGGCGCATCCTTGATCTGCAACAGTAGCCGGCCGTCGGCCATGAGTTCTGTGTCGACCTTCTCGAGACGAGGTACGCGGCTTCGCAGCGTGCTAAGGATCTGCTCTAGTCGACCAGGGTGCTGCTCCTGCAAGTATTGCATGACATTGGGCAGGTTGTCGCCTGATGCGGAGAGCCGCTCCTGCGGGCCAGCTTCAGGGACGGCCCGCGTGCTGTCAGCGGTCAGGTATGACAGGTACCAGCCGGTAATGAATCGGCGCAGGGCGCTGACTCGCGGATGCCGGGCCAGCTGGCCTAGGGTGTTCACCGCCAGCATTTCCTGCGAATCAAGTCCCTCCTCAATGCGTTCGTCCTGGGCGTCTGGCATCTCCCCTGTGACCACCTGTCCCTTACCGTGCTTAAAGTCCAGAAACCTGAAGGGCGCGCCACGTTGCTTGCGCTTCCATCGAAGCCACTCCTGCGCCACGTAAGGTCCCGACAGACCCTCGTCAATCGAAAGGTGGTAGGTAATCAGCGGCGACTCGGGTGTCTCCCGATACTTGAGCTCGATCTCGATCGGCCCATCCGAGCCGCGCGTGCGCAATTCCTTGAAGCGGCCGCGCCGGTCCCAGGCCTTGCGCAGACCGACGGAGAAGCACTCGGAGAGGAAAGCAAACACATCGAAAATGGTGGACTTGCCGCTGCCATTGGGACCGAGAAAGACAGTGAGGGGCGTGAGCCTTTTCAGCTGGAGGTTCTGGAGCGCACGATAGTTCTTCACCCACAGTTCTTCGATACGCGGGACGGAGGCCGGTTTCAATTCGTTCATACTCTCCCTCTCCTTACACGTCGGCAGCGTACCCTTCTATGCCGACATTGTACTCCTCCTCACGGACCAGGCCAAAGAGTGCTTTGGTCACACGACTACGGGTACTGAACTGAGTATAATGAACACAGTATCGTGGACATAAGCTGAGTCTGCGAGTAGCAGCGTGCGGTGATTATCAAGTTGGCGCGGATGACAGAGAACGGGCCACTGCTCGGTCCGCGACTGATGGCCGTGGGGTGGAAGTCAGCTGGCTAGCTGTGCGACCGGGGCGGCCAGCTCGTGGATGATCAAGCTGTCCTCGTTGCCGATCACCTGGAAGCCGCATTTGGCCAGGACTCGCAGTGAGGCGGGGTTGGTGTGGTAGGCCTCGGCGCGAAGAGGGCGGTGGGGGATGAGCTCCACGGCGGCGCGCACGGCAGCCGTGCCGATGCCGCGACCCCGGAAGTCGCGGCCCACCCAGTAGCCCAGGTGCCCATGCTCGTTCATCGACCAGCAGAGAACGTCGCTCGCCACCTGCCCGTCGGCCAGGATGGTGCGCTTGAAGGTCTCGGGCGTGGCCAGGATTTTTGGCGGCCAGTGGGTGAAAAAGCGCTCGCGGTCGCGGGAAGGAAAGTTGGCCAGGAGCGCCGCTTCCGGATCGAGCTGGTGCTGGCAAAAGATCTCGAGGTCCGATTCGAGCACATCGCGCAGCGTAACCGTGATCGGCACCGGTGCTCCTCTTCATAGACGACTGCCGATCAGTATAGACTGCGGGTCGTCAAGGCACAAGCTGGCACAACCCGGGAGCGCGAACTGCGTATGTCCGGTAGTAGCTGCTTACACTGACGGCAAGACACAGGGAGGAAGCGACATGACAGGGCCAGCCGCGGGGTTCAAGGCACTGGTGGTGGTCTATTCGTACCATCATCACAATACAGAGAAGGTGGCCAGGGCCATGGCCGAGGTGCTCGGGGCCGAGGTCAAGGCGCCAAAGGACGTGCGCCCGGGGGAGCTGGCCGGGTACGACCTGGTGGGATTTGGCTCGGGCATATACTCGGACGCTCCTCACCCCGACCTGATCGCTCTGGCACAGGCGTCTCCGGCGGTGTGGCGTACCCCGGCCTTTGTGTTCTGCACCATGGGCGCGCCAATGGGCGGGGAGGCAGGCAGCGAGTACGCTGCCAAATGCCAGGCCCGGCTCAAGGGCTTGCTGAAGGGCACGGGCTACCGGGTACTGGGCGAGTTCCACTGTGTG
It encodes:
- a CDS encoding Uroporphyrinogen decarboxylase (URO-D); this encodes MCLMGDVPATLLKLGTRQQVTDYCKKLIDYVGGDGGFILSTGCDAPHDAKWENMKALVDTGKTYELSR
- the acsE_2 gene encoding 5-methyltetrahydrofolate:corrinoid/iron-sulfur protein co-methyltransferase, whose translation is MKTIVSSATKQVTIGDQRPTVLIGERINPTGKAKLSAALAAGDLGLVAELARAQVAAGADILDVNVGAPGVDEVTLLPLAVQRVMETVDVPLCIDSDDPQALRAALSVYRGKAIVNSVNGQEERLATVLPLVKEYGAAVIGLVMDDRGIPPEAEQRVAIAGRILERAQQVGIAAEDVIFDPLALTVGTDVRTGLVTLETARRIRDEFGVNQTLGASNISFGLPERDVINWAFLTMVIQAGVTCPVVNVEKVRAAILATDLLLGRDEYAMRYIRAYRQRQAAAKAEGKTGA
- the recF_2 gene encoding DNA replication and repair protein RecF — its product is MNELKPASVPRIEELWVKNYRALQNLQLKRLTPLTVFLGPNGSGKSTIFDVFAFLSECFSVGLRKAWDRRGRFKELRTRGSDGPIEIELKYRETPESPLITYHLSIDEGLSGPYVAQEWLRWKRKQRGAPFRFLDFKHGKGQVVTGEMPDAQDERIEEGLDSQEMLAVNTLGQLARHPRVSALRRFITGWYLSYLTADSTRAVPEAGPQERLSASGDNLPNVMQYLQEQHPGRLEQILSTLRSRVPRLEKVDTELMADGRLLLQIKDAPFDRPILAKFASDGTLKMLAYLTLLYDPTPPQLIGIEEPENQLHPRLLPELAEECRKAAERTQLMVTTHSPHFVNGLRSEELRILYRDERGYTQSQRAADMQGIREFMDQGGQLGHLWMEGYFAVGDPLTASGGPRHCARSGRRGN
- a CDS encoding Acetyltransferase (GNAT) family protein: MPITVTLRDVLESDLEIFCQHQLDPEAALLANFPSRDRERFFTHWPPKILATPETFKRTILADGQVASDVLCWSMNEHGHLGYWVGRDFRGRGIGTAAVRAAVELIPHRPLRAEAYHTNPASLRVLAKCGFQVIGNEDSLIIHELAAPVAQLAS
- a CDS encoding flavodoxin, which gives rise to MTGPAAGFKALVVVYSYHHHNTEKVARAMAEVLGAEVKAPKDVRPGELAGYDLVGFGSGIYSDAPHPDLIALAQASPAVWRTPAFVFCTMGAPMGGEAGSEYAAKCQARLKGLLKGTGYRVLGEFHCVGWNTNSFLKLVGGMHRGRPNEQDLARAREFAAEMRRKAGQRVSSR